One part of the Vibrio hyugaensis genome encodes these proteins:
- the tdh gene encoding L-threonine 3-dehydrogenase encodes MKIKALSKLKPEQGIWMTEVDKPEVGHNDILIKIKKTAICGTDVHIYNWDEWSQKTIPVPMVVGHEYVGEVVAIGQEVRGFEIGDRVSGEGHITCGHCRNCRGGRTHLCRNTIGVGVNREGAFAEYLVIPAFNAFKIPEGISDDLASIFDPFGNAVHTALSFDLVGEDVLITGAGPIGIMAAAVAKHVGARHVVITDVNEYRLELARKMGVTRAVNVAEEKLEDVMSELGMTEGFDVGLEMSGNPAAFNSMLTTMNHGGRIALLGIPPSDMGIDWNQVIFKGLVIKGIYGREMFETWYKMASLIQSGLDLSPIITHHYKIDDFQEGFDVMRSGMSGKVILDWE; translated from the coding sequence ATGAAAATTAAAGCATTATCAAAGCTAAAGCCTGAACAAGGCATCTGGATGACTGAGGTTGATAAACCTGAAGTTGGCCATAACGACATTCTGATCAAAATTAAGAAAACCGCTATCTGTGGTACAGACGTACACATCTACAACTGGGACGAATGGTCACAAAAGACAATTCCAGTACCTATGGTTGTCGGTCACGAATACGTGGGCGAAGTGGTTGCGATTGGCCAGGAAGTTCGTGGCTTTGAAATCGGTGACCGCGTATCTGGCGAAGGTCACATCACGTGTGGTCACTGTCGTAACTGTCGTGGCGGCCGTACTCACCTATGTCGTAACACGATTGGTGTGGGCGTTAACCGTGAGGGTGCATTCGCAGAATACCTAGTGATCCCAGCGTTCAATGCGTTCAAGATCCCTGAAGGCATCTCTGACGATCTAGCGTCTATCTTTGACCCGTTTGGTAACGCAGTACACACCGCGCTTTCTTTCGACCTAGTAGGCGAAGATGTACTGATCACTGGTGCTGGCCCAATCGGCATCATGGCAGCGGCAGTAGCGAAACACGTTGGTGCTCGTCATGTAGTGATCACAGACGTGAACGAATACCGCCTAGAACTTGCTCGTAAGATGGGCGTAACGCGCGCAGTAAACGTTGCTGAAGAGAAGTTAGAAGACGTAATGTCTGAGCTAGGCATGACAGAAGGTTTCGACGTAGGCCTAGAAATGTCTGGTAACCCAGCAGCATTCAACTCTATGCTAACGACTATGAACCACGGTGGTCGCATTGCACTGCTAGGTATTCCACCATCAGACATGGGTATCGACTGGAACCAAGTTATCTTCAAAGGCTTGGTGATCAAAGGTATTTACGGTCGTGAAATGTTCGAAACTTGGTACAAGATGGCTTCACTGATCCAATCTGGTTTGGATCTATCGCCAATCATCACGCACCACTACAAGATTGATGACTTCCAAGAAGGCTTCGACGTAATGCGCAGCGGTATGTCAGGCAAGGTTATTCTTGATTGGGAATAA
- a CDS encoding sensor histidine kinase, which produces MSFKSRLVVFTSLWFCLAAVVIALTYNWQKETIELRTKQSLHKELASHMRDDNPLMIGTDYNPKALKSIFHTLMLIGPDFEIYFLDSQGNITTHAAPEGAEIMGAVDLNPIKQFLNDQPFPILGEDPRNRGEHKVFSVAAIEELGSTVGYLYVVIGSTRHDAIANAQVDTPYIALAGLVLVSILGFALGAYVLVKRSLLNPIERVTNQLQQQAEHDFRLQPDFTHQVPELVPIARSYQMMAKHIQQQFLQLEYQSSHRRQSLLQLSHDLKTPLSSVLGYLETWRLQHPESDPLIDVAFRNCEKLSTQLHSLLDAARKEAPMPNYEYRPVELSALMAECAETMQSQFSRKEVELKVEVEDKIKTVGDKGLLERLVLNLLENALRHSPIGSAVHCQAHLSEDKTRIHFTFINHIEKNAEGGSLGIGTKIVQSILMLHHSYLETNATPSQYQQKFTLRAV; this is translated from the coding sequence ATGAGCTTCAAATCTCGCTTAGTGGTATTTACTAGCTTGTGGTTTTGCCTCGCGGCAGTGGTGATTGCACTGACTTACAATTGGCAAAAAGAAACCATTGAGTTACGCACTAAGCAAAGCCTACACAAAGAGCTAGCTAGCCACATGCGTGATGATAATCCGCTGATGATCGGTACGGATTACAATCCTAAAGCGCTCAAGTCTATCTTTCATACACTGATGCTGATCGGCCCTGATTTTGAAATCTACTTCCTCGATAGCCAAGGCAATATCACCACCCATGCAGCACCGGAAGGGGCGGAGATCATGGGGGCGGTGGATCTCAATCCCATTAAGCAATTCTTAAATGACCAACCCTTTCCTATTTTGGGCGAAGACCCACGTAATCGTGGTGAACACAAAGTCTTTTCTGTCGCGGCGATAGAAGAATTGGGCTCTACGGTCGGCTATCTCTATGTGGTGATTGGTAGTACCCGACATGACGCCATTGCCAATGCTCAAGTCGATACCCCTTACATAGCACTTGCAGGATTAGTGCTGGTGTCGATTTTAGGTTTTGCATTGGGTGCGTATGTACTGGTAAAACGCAGCTTACTGAATCCCATTGAGCGCGTAACTAATCAACTTCAACAACAAGCAGAACATGATTTCCGTTTGCAGCCGGATTTCACTCACCAAGTTCCGGAGTTAGTGCCGATTGCACGTTCTTATCAAATGATGGCAAAGCATATCCAGCAACAGTTTTTGCAGTTGGAGTATCAATCGTCGCATCGTCGTCAAAGCTTGTTGCAGCTCAGTCATGATTTAAAAACGCCGTTATCGAGTGTGCTCGGCTATTTGGAAACGTGGCGTTTGCAACATCCGGAATCCGATCCTTTGATTGATGTCGCTTTCCGAAACTGTGAGAAGCTCTCAACTCAATTGCATTCTTTGCTGGATGCCGCGCGCAAAGAAGCACCAATGCCGAATTATGAATATCGCCCTGTCGAGCTTAGCGCTTTAATGGCCGAATGTGCTGAGACAATGCAAAGCCAGTTTTCACGAAAAGAGGTAGAACTCAAAGTTGAAGTGGAAGATAAGATTAAAACCGTCGGCGATAAAGGGTTGCTAGAGCGTTTAGTGCTTAACTTATTGGAGAATGCACTCCGTCACAGCCCAATTGGTTCAGCAGTGCATTGCCAAGCCCATTTGAGTGAAGATAAGACTCGAATTCATTTTACCTTCATTAACCATATCGAAAAGAATGCTGAAGGTGGCTCTTTAGGCATCGGCACGAAGATCGTGCAGTCTATTTTGATGCTTCACCATAGCTATTTAGAAACCAACGCCACGCCATCTCAGTACCAACAAAAATTCACGCTTCGAGCGGTTTAA
- a CDS encoding spondin domain-containing protein, which produces MKYRILLVAASVGLLAGCPSDDDNDVVKSYRYTVNVANLTANQPMSPLAVLTHNGDYQLFEIGQAASVELEHLAEGGSNAELIELMNSNDSVYQGISGNGLVLPGASDEVTITVDPSRYGYLSVASMFVNTNDAFVGETGLSLKSLAVGESYEMSMNVWDSGTELNDEFAATIPGPAGGGEGFNAARNDSNDVVAFHVGVVSQDDGLANSALSANHRFLNPGAKVTITRVE; this is translated from the coding sequence ATGAAATACAGAATCTTACTAGTAGCAGCTTCAGTCGGCTTGCTCGCCGGTTGTCCAAGCGATGATGATAATGACGTAGTGAAATCGTACCGTTACACCGTCAACGTGGCGAACTTGACTGCGAATCAACCTATGTCTCCGCTCGCGGTACTTACTCACAATGGTGACTACCAACTGTTTGAAATTGGACAAGCTGCATCTGTTGAACTTGAGCATCTTGCCGAAGGCGGTAGTAATGCAGAGCTGATTGAATTGATGAACAGCAATGACAGTGTTTACCAAGGTATTTCGGGTAATGGATTGGTGTTGCCGGGGGCATCGGACGAAGTCACCATCACGGTTGACCCTAGTCGTTACGGTTACTTGTCTGTGGCGTCTATGTTTGTGAATACCAACGATGCCTTTGTTGGCGAAACTGGGCTATCGCTCAAATCGCTCGCAGTGGGTGAAAGTTATGAAATGAGCATGAACGTTTGGGATTCCGGTACAGAACTGAACGATGAGTTTGCCGCAACCATACCAGGCCCAGCGGGTGGCGGAGAGGGCTTCAATGCCGCTCGTAATGACAGCAATGACGTCGTTGCATTCCATGTGGGTGTTGTTAGCCAAGATGATGGATTAGCAAACTCAGCACTTTCTGCGAACCATCGTTTCTTGAACCCTGGTGCGAAAGTCACCATCACTCGGGTCGAGTAA
- a CDS encoding glycine C-acetyltransferase, whose amino-acid sequence MSSAFYQQIEQQIEEVKAEGLYKAERIITSQQQAAVKISTGEEVLNFCANNYLGLANHPALIEAGKAGMDEHGFGMASVRFICGTQDIHKELEQKLSKFLGKEDTILYTSCFDANAGLFETILGKEDAIISDSLNHASIIDGVRLCKAMRFRYSNNNMEELEQQLIAAKEAGARHILIVTDGVFSMDGVVANLPAICDLAEKYGALTMVDDSHAVGFMGKTGAGTHEHHNVVDRIDIITGTLGKAMGGASGGYTSGKAEVIDWLRQRSRPYLFSNSVAPAIVSASIRVLDLLEESGDLRDRLWENAAHFRTRMEDAGFTMGGADHAIIPIMLGDAKVAAEFAERALEKGIYVIGFSFPVVPKGQARIRTQMSAAHSREQLDRAIDAFIQVGKDMGII is encoded by the coding sequence ATGTCTTCTGCATTTTACCAACAGATTGAACAGCAAATTGAAGAAGTGAAGGCGGAAGGTCTTTACAAAGCAGAGCGTATTATCACGTCTCAACAGCAAGCGGCTGTTAAAATCTCTACTGGTGAAGAAGTACTAAACTTCTGTGCGAACAACTACCTTGGTCTTGCTAACCACCCAGCACTTATCGAAGCGGGTAAAGCAGGCATGGACGAGCACGGTTTTGGTATGGCTTCAGTACGTTTCATCTGTGGTACTCAAGACATCCACAAAGAGCTTGAGCAGAAGCTTTCTAAGTTCCTAGGTAAAGAAGACACGATTCTTTACACATCATGTTTCGACGCAAACGCGGGCCTATTTGAAACGATTCTAGGCAAAGAAGACGCAATCATATCTGACTCTCTAAACCACGCGTCAATTATCGACGGTGTTCGTCTATGTAAAGCGATGCGTTTCCGCTACTCAAATAACAATATGGAAGAACTAGAGCAACAACTGATCGCTGCGAAAGAAGCGGGTGCTCGCCACATTCTTATCGTAACTGACGGCGTGTTCTCAATGGACGGCGTAGTGGCAAACCTTCCAGCTATCTGTGACCTAGCAGAGAAGTACGGCGCATTGACGATGGTTGATGACTCTCACGCTGTTGGCTTCATGGGGAAAACAGGTGCAGGTACGCACGAGCACCACAACGTGGTTGACCGTATCGACATCATCACTGGTACGCTAGGTAAAGCAATGGGCGGCGCTTCAGGCGGTTACACGTCTGGTAAAGCGGAAGTGATTGACTGGCTACGTCAGCGTTCTCGTCCATACCTATTCTCTAACTCTGTTGCACCAGCAATCGTAAGCGCTTCTATTCGCGTTCTAGACCTACTAGAAGAGAGCGGTGACCTACGTGACCGCCTATGGGAAAACGCAGCACACTTCCGTACTCGTATGGAAGACGCAGGCTTCACAATGGGTGGTGCTGACCACGCAATCATTCCAATCATGCTTGGCGACGCAAAAGTAGCAGCAGAATTCGCAGAGCGCGCTCTAGAGAAAGGCATCTACGTAATCGGCTTCTCATTCCCTGTTGTACCAAAAGGTCAAGCGCGTATCCGTACTCAAATGTCTGCGGCGCACTCTCGTGAGCAACTAGACCGTGCAATCGACGCGTTTATCCAAGTTGGTAAGGACATGGGCATCATCTAA
- a CDS encoding sugar transferase: protein MKNIINVYCPSEYENLVIQILDKHKLNYSINKTDLDIFRNQQICHFMSSQLSKETHDLLIKATKYGATIEPLSEYLSKKVGYIELELLHPDYFLQHKSFSILRKKHYELQKRLLDLMMVALLAPIAIPIGLITAAAIKLESEGDVFFKQERVGRYNKPFKVIKFRSMGMDAEKNGAQWASKNDMRVTRVGKFIRKTRIDELPQLINVLKGEMSMVGARPEREVFIQDLEKEIPYYRFRHAAHVGITGLAQVSYPYGESLEDAKWKHRYDVHYIKNQSLMVDLKILTKTVKVVLFGMGQ from the coding sequence ATGAAAAACATTATTAACGTCTACTGTCCATCAGAATACGAAAATCTAGTTATTCAAATTCTAGATAAACACAAATTAAATTACTCGATTAACAAAACTGACTTAGATATTTTCCGGAATCAACAGATTTGCCATTTCATGAGTTCGCAATTAAGTAAAGAGACTCATGATTTACTAATCAAAGCGACAAAATACGGCGCGACGATTGAACCACTTTCAGAGTATCTATCAAAGAAAGTCGGTTACATTGAGTTAGAGCTGCTACACCCTGATTACTTCTTGCAACATAAATCGTTTTCTATCCTACGCAAAAAACACTACGAATTGCAGAAACGACTCTTAGATTTAATGATGGTCGCTTTACTTGCTCCAATCGCCATCCCTATCGGGTTAATAACAGCGGCTGCAATCAAATTGGAATCAGAGGGTGACGTTTTCTTTAAGCAGGAACGTGTAGGACGCTACAACAAACCATTTAAGGTCATTAAGTTCCGCTCAATGGGTATGGATGCAGAAAAGAACGGCGCGCAATGGGCGAGTAAAAACGATATGCGAGTCACTCGTGTCGGTAAGTTTATTCGTAAAACGCGCATCGACGAACTACCTCAACTGATCAACGTCCTCAAAGGTGAAATGTCGATGGTTGGCGCACGTCCAGAACGTGAAGTGTTCATCCAGGATTTGGAGAAAGAGATACCTTACTACCGTTTCCGCCACGCAGCACACGTTGGCATCACTGGGTTGGCTCAGGTTTCCTACCCTTACGGTGAATCATTGGAAGATGCGAAATGGAAACACCGTTATGATGTTCACTACATCAAAAACCAATCGCTAATGGTCGACCTTAAGATTCTGACCAAAACGGTGAAAGTCGTTTTGTTTGGCATGGGTCAGTAA
- a CDS encoding aminotransferase class V-fold PLP-dependent enzyme, whose product MSDKESIQTNRSRRNFLKGATGAVVAGVSASAFSGAVQAKEQNIDWSRLGKKNDKRFWRKVQKQFVLDKRTTYMNVGTTGSMPKSVLEGYEHNNKLVAKYPWDMKNKFGSFPYVSEMIKDIAPGFGANADEIVLSRNTTDGLCSIINGLHFEPGDVILTTHHEHVAATSPMNVAKHRFGVDVVEIQLPVFTGTENVTEEDYIQAFRDAIETHHNVRLIVFSHITYKTGTTLPAKAICSLAKQHSIPTLVDGAHTVGMFDLDFHDMDCDFYAGSGHKWQCGPGATGILYVRDDGNRLNEYWSDRDNPLWLINSSLSHADYLGKQLQMQYIGNDNYPAKQALADSCKMWDEIGRDRIEERILELSDQCKTLLSEALPYAKMYSPNVEGLTSGLTTFNPFDDVTDEERLTLFRDRLREEYGYIIRTTSFKLYKDDSFETHALRISTHLFHDDGDVEGLVEAIADLYYSF is encoded by the coding sequence ATGAGCGACAAGGAATCTATTCAGACTAATCGCAGCCGCCGCAATTTCTTAAAAGGTGCAACTGGTGCAGTTGTGGCTGGCGTCAGTGCTTCCGCGTTTTCTGGTGCTGTACAAGCAAAGGAACAGAATATCGACTGGAGCAGGCTAGGTAAAAAGAACGATAAACGCTTTTGGCGTAAAGTTCAAAAGCAGTTCGTATTGGATAAGCGAACGACTTACATGAACGTGGGGACTACAGGCTCGATGCCAAAATCAGTTCTAGAAGGTTACGAGCACAACAACAAGTTGGTAGCAAAGTATCCTTGGGATATGAAGAATAAATTTGGTAGCTTCCCTTACGTATCAGAGATGATTAAAGACATTGCTCCTGGCTTTGGGGCAAATGCGGACGAGATTGTACTAAGCCGAAATACGACAGATGGCTTATGTTCTATTATTAACGGCCTGCATTTTGAACCGGGTGATGTAATCCTAACGACTCACCATGAACACGTTGCTGCAACGTCACCAATGAACGTGGCAAAACATCGCTTCGGTGTGGACGTGGTAGAAATTCAACTGCCGGTTTTCACCGGTACAGAAAACGTGACGGAAGAAGATTACATTCAAGCCTTCCGCGATGCGATTGAAACCCACCACAATGTTCGTCTTATCGTGTTCTCTCATATTACCTACAAAACCGGTACGACTCTCCCTGCTAAAGCTATCTGTTCTCTAGCAAAGCAACACAGTATCCCAACCTTAGTTGACGGCGCGCACACTGTTGGCATGTTCGATCTAGATTTTCACGATATGGATTGTGATTTTTATGCAGGATCTGGCCATAAATGGCAGTGTGGTCCAGGCGCGACAGGTATCTTGTATGTACGTGATGACGGTAACCGTTTGAATGAGTATTGGAGTGACCGTGATAACCCATTATGGTTGATAAACTCGTCGCTTTCTCATGCTGATTACCTAGGTAAGCAGCTGCAAATGCAATACATTGGTAACGATAACTACCCAGCAAAACAAGCACTTGCTGATAGCTGTAAAATGTGGGATGAGATCGGCCGTGACCGTATTGAAGAACGCATTTTAGAATTGAGTGACCAATGTAAGACACTGCTTAGTGAAGCGTTACCTTATGCGAAGATGTACTCACCAAACGTGGAAGGCTTAACCAGCGGTCTGACTACCTTTAACCCTTTTGATGATGTGACTGATGAGGAGCGCCTAACATTGTTCCGTGATCGCCTTCGTGAGGAGTATGGCTACATCATTCGTACGACAAGCTTCAAGTTGTACAAAGACGATTCGTTTGAAACGCACGCACTGCGTATCTCTACTCATTTATTCCACGATGACGGAGATGTAGAAGGTCTAGTCGAAGCGATTGCAGACCTTTACTACTCATTCTAA
- a CDS encoding response regulator transcription factor, whose amino-acid sequence MEQQAINLVANILLVEDDDDLAELVQMHLKFQGHQVSRVTNVAEAKAQYQQQPFDLLILDRGLPDGDGLDICHYLRQQQDWSPVLILTARDGEMDKVDGLEAGVDDYITKPFSVLEFQARVRNVLRRVSQTVEVQSERTNLEDCMDFGPLRIIPELHQVSLNDKDVTLTATEFTLLQFLATRPGRVYSKDELLDHVWNTSHSGYHHTVCSTVNRLRSKLSLSDSEHHFIQTVWGVGYKFQPRQ is encoded by the coding sequence ATGGAACAGCAGGCAATCAATTTAGTCGCGAACATTTTGCTGGTGGAAGACGATGATGATTTGGCAGAACTGGTTCAAATGCATCTCAAGTTTCAAGGACATCAAGTGTCGCGGGTAACGAATGTCGCCGAAGCCAAAGCGCAATACCAGCAACAACCTTTTGATTTACTCATTCTTGACCGAGGTTTGCCAGACGGTGACGGCTTAGATATCTGCCATTATTTACGTCAGCAACAAGATTGGAGCCCAGTACTCATCTTGACGGCCAGAGACGGTGAAATGGACAAGGTTGACGGTTTAGAAGCGGGCGTTGATGACTACATCACTAAGCCATTTAGCGTATTAGAATTCCAAGCGCGAGTACGAAACGTATTACGACGGGTGAGTCAAACCGTCGAAGTACAATCTGAAAGAACCAATCTCGAAGACTGCATGGATTTTGGTCCTTTAAGAATTATCCCTGAATTGCATCAAGTCTCGCTCAATGACAAAGATGTCACCCTAACTGCAACTGAGTTCACTCTATTGCAGTTTCTTGCGACTCGACCGGGTAGAGTTTATAGCAAAGATGAACTGCTCGATCATGTGTGGAATACCAGTCACTCGGGCTACCATCACACAGTGTGTAGCACCGTAAATCGCCTACGCAGTAAGTTGTCTTTGTCTGACTCTGAGCATCACTTTATTCAAACGGTCTGGGGCGTGGGGTACAAGTTTCAGCCACGACAATAA
- a CDS encoding putative bifunctional diguanylate cyclase/phosphodiesterase, with the protein MRKSVKKISSQKIITVSAILVSLYLAMIITVTSLGQHKLKDSQHRELDLKVKSYAGTLDNLFTIASEDIDHLSTDKTVQTFFANLASGMSMEYGLGASLINLKRKLQEKSGTKIVNNQVIYNQLTLIGLDGSTIVTTGQKSDHRVDTSRLLNDHDHSEEVRAVREDGKVLIQVIKQVMFSGKPVGYLIADINEKVVISQLTNQEHEDSYSRMVLKINNVEMEVWDSISRKLEQENITEPEVLAQELKEKIYFEVPMEHHHFKLMAWFESLSERDIYTSRIFISGLSILAILIVFGLLYAFNLNNTRVELKIKLEEEKKRKDFLSQQNQRLTSEIERRKSSEMELAYQAKHDALTGLPNRVYGSERLGLELSRAERTGSSVLVMFIDLDHFKQINDSMGHFVGDEILKLSAERLHQAVRKSDLLARIGGDEFLLVIPDLDNADSAKRFAATVLSVFNEPFVWQNHEFFLSASVGMSVYPEDGNNSEQLLACADMAMYRVKQDGRNAFCFYDHNMNQDLQRFLDLESRLRHAISHDLLELYYQPIIDLNSGAIVGAEALMRWNDEKFGFVNPEEFISIAEKNGLIHQLGDFAIRQASQQAAQWQTISPLFVSVNFSSVQFRYCDRLLEQIKQHLKESGLPAEMFDVEVTESLLFNHSNELMGMLDELRSLGAKLTIDDFGTGYSALSYLQKFPFDRLKIDRSFLQNMFENESDRELVNVIIAMAKALNLKIVAEGIEEQRHVDYLKNLNCEFGQGFHYSRPLPAKDFEALLAKPTWL; encoded by the coding sequence ATGAGAAAGTCTGTAAAAAAAATATCAAGTCAAAAGATCATCACCGTCAGTGCGATATTGGTATCGCTCTATTTGGCGATGATTATTACGGTAACAAGTTTAGGTCAACATAAATTAAAAGATTCACAGCACCGAGAACTCGATCTAAAGGTTAAAAGTTATGCAGGTACCCTTGATAATTTATTTACGATTGCCAGCGAAGATATAGACCATTTATCGACCGATAAAACGGTGCAAACCTTTTTCGCCAACCTTGCATCAGGTATGTCGATGGAGTATGGCTTAGGCGCAAGTTTGATCAATTTAAAACGCAAACTGCAAGAAAAGTCAGGAACCAAAATCGTCAATAATCAAGTGATCTACAACCAGCTAACTTTGATAGGTCTTGATGGCTCGACCATTGTCACAACAGGCCAAAAATCCGATCATCGTGTTGATACTTCGCGTTTACTGAATGATCACGATCACAGTGAAGAAGTCAGAGCGGTGCGTGAAGATGGCAAAGTACTGATCCAGGTGATCAAGCAAGTCATGTTCTCAGGTAAGCCTGTCGGCTATTTGATTGCTGATATCAACGAGAAGGTGGTGATTTCCCAACTGACCAATCAGGAGCATGAGGACAGTTACAGTCGCATGGTACTGAAAATCAATAATGTAGAAATGGAAGTGTGGGATTCCATCAGCCGTAAGTTGGAACAGGAAAACATCACCGAGCCAGAAGTGCTAGCTCAAGAGCTAAAAGAAAAAATCTATTTCGAAGTGCCAATGGAACATCATCATTTCAAATTGATGGCTTGGTTTGAGTCTCTCAGTGAACGCGACATCTATACTTCTCGAATTTTTATTTCCGGATTAAGTATTCTCGCTATTCTGATTGTGTTTGGTCTGTTGTATGCGTTCAACCTCAACAACACTCGTGTCGAACTGAAGATCAAACTGGAAGAAGAGAAGAAACGCAAAGATTTCTTATCTCAGCAAAACCAACGCCTAACTAGTGAGATTGAGCGTCGTAAATCATCCGAAATGGAACTGGCGTATCAAGCCAAGCACGATGCATTAACCGGTTTACCAAATCGAGTTTATGGTTCTGAGCGTCTTGGATTGGAGCTGTCACGCGCTGAACGCACAGGCTCTAGCGTACTGGTGATGTTCATCGACCTTGACCATTTCAAACAAATCAATGACTCGATGGGACACTTTGTTGGTGATGAGATCCTCAAACTGAGTGCTGAGCGGCTTCATCAGGCGGTGCGGAAAAGCGATTTGTTGGCACGAATTGGCGGTGATGAGTTCTTATTGGTGATTCCAGACTTAGACAACGCCGACAGTGCTAAGCGCTTTGCCGCAACTGTATTGTCTGTGTTTAACGAGCCGTTTGTTTGGCAAAATCATGAATTCTTCTTGTCCGCAAGCGTGGGTATGTCTGTCTATCCAGAAGATGGCAATAACTCAGAGCAGTTACTCGCGTGTGCTGACATGGCGATGTACCGCGTGAAGCAAGATGGCCGCAACGCATTTTGTTTCTATGACCACAATATGAACCAAGATCTCCAACGTTTCTTAGACTTGGAAAGCCGTTTGCGTCACGCGATTTCTCACGATTTATTAGAGCTTTACTACCAACCGATCATCGATCTCAATAGTGGCGCGATTGTGGGAGCAGAAGCCTTGATGCGTTGGAATGACGAGAAGTTCGGTTTCGTGAATCCAGAAGAGTTTATCTCGATTGCCGAGAAGAATGGTTTGATTCACCAACTGGGTGACTTTGCGATTCGTCAAGCGTCTCAACAAGCGGCACAGTGGCAGACTATTTCGCCTTTGTTTGTGTCTGTGAATTTCTCGAGCGTGCAATTTCGTTACTGCGATCGTTTATTGGAACAAATCAAACAGCACCTCAAAGAGTCTGGGTTACCAGCCGAGATGTTTGATGTAGAAGTAACGGAAAGCCTTTTGTTCAACCACAGCAACGAGCTGATGGGGATGTTGGACGAGTTGCGCTCACTTGGCGCAAAGCTGACAATTGATGATTTTGGTACCGGTTATTCCGCATTAAGCTACTTGCAGAAGTTCCCGTTTGATCGCCTCAAAATCGACCGTAGCTTCTTGCAGAACATGTTTGAGAATGAGTCCGACCGTGAGCTTGTGAACGTGATTATTGCGATGGCGAAAGCGCTGAATCTGAAGATTGTCGCAGAAGGCATCGAAGAACAGCGTCATGTGGATTACCTGAAAAACCTAAACTGTGAGTTCGGACAAGGTTTCCACTATAGCCGACCATTACCTGCTAAGGACTTTGAAGCACTTTTAGCTAAGCCGACTTGGCTATAA
- a CDS encoding transporter substrate-binding domain-containing protein, producing MSVKTIKQTMASLAIGVAMLLSTQTSAGDLQDIKDSGVLRHIGVPYANFVSYIDQGEMQTLTGLDVDIVKGFAKSLGVRYQYIPAQWNNVVGKLTGQQVAYKDAQLMLGEKMPIEGDLIANGVTILEWRKEVIDFSNDYFPSAVWLVARTDSNLTPITPTGLVENDIKKVKALINGREVLAMEHSCLDPNLYNLYDTGAKVILPDGQRRLNEMVPAIMKNDAESTLLDVADTLIALEKWPGEIKVIGPISENQKMAVAFRKDSPELRAAFNQYLNSIKQDGTYQALVEKYYPSIYYFYNDYFLEDSKKDI from the coding sequence ATGTCAGTGAAAACAATTAAGCAAACCATGGCCAGTCTTGCTATTGGTGTGGCGATGTTGCTATCGACTCAGACCTCTGCTGGTGATTTGCAAGATATCAAGGACAGTGGCGTGTTGCGTCATATTGGTGTGCCTTATGCCAACTTTGTTTCCTACATCGATCAAGGTGAAATGCAAACATTGACGGGGTTGGATGTTGATATCGTTAAAGGCTTTGCTAAGTCTCTAGGCGTACGTTACCAATACATCCCTGCTCAGTGGAACAATGTGGTTGGTAAACTGACAGGCCAGCAAGTCGCATACAAAGATGCGCAATTGATGCTGGGTGAAAAGATGCCGATTGAAGGTGACCTTATTGCCAATGGTGTTACCATTCTTGAGTGGCGAAAAGAGGTCATTGACTTTTCAAATGATTATTTTCCTTCCGCAGTATGGCTGGTGGCTCGGACCGACTCCAACCTAACACCAATTACACCAACGGGTTTAGTGGAAAACGATATCAAAAAGGTGAAAGCGCTCATCAATGGACGTGAAGTATTAGCAATGGAGCACTCGTGTCTGGACCCAAACCTCTACAACCTCTACGATACGGGGGCCAAGGTTATCCTGCCTGATGGTCAACGTCGATTGAATGAGATGGTGCCAGCCATCATGAAAAACGATGCAGAAAGTACGCTGCTTGATGTCGCTGATACACTGATTGCATTAGAAAAATGGCCTGGGGAAATCAAAGTCATCGGCCCTATATCAGAAAACCAAAAAATGGCGGTTGCCTTCCGTAAAGACTCTCCTGAATTAAGAGCCGCATTTAACCAATACTTAAATTCAATTAAGCAAGATGGGACATACCAGGCCTTGGTTGAGAAATACTACCCATCTATTTACTATTTTTATAATGACTACTTCTTAGAAGATAGTAAGAAAGATATATGA